Part of the Vigna unguiculata cultivar IT97K-499-35 chromosome 3, ASM411807v1, whole genome shotgun sequence genome, AATAGCGCAGGAGGGGCAGAATAGCATTAGGTAAATGTTTGTCTTCTGACTGTTTGTTTGTAGCAAAGGCATCTCCATACTGATCACTATTTTCAGAATTTGTAGGGCCAGAATCTTCTTTGGCTGCTGTACTATCTGTTACATTATCAGCAACCAAAACATCATCATAGTTGATTCTCTCCTTATATGTCTGCAGCTCCCCATCAACCACTAGGTGCTTTGGTTGACCATCATCCACGATGTTTTCAGGTGTAGAATTTCCCGCTCTCAATGGAGAAATTATTGGATTTCCACCAAGTCTATCTTCTATTGGTCCATCACTCACCAAAGCACTCTCAGAGTAGCCCTctggattttcttcttttaagcTATTACCTTCAtcaaattctaaatttaaatctcCAACACTTCTTGTCAACCGCTCTAGCCTTTCTTGAGTGAAGATGCTACAAAGATATTAGCACAATAAAATGAGCAAAAATCATACAACCATATTTCTCATTTGTTAGAAagtaaacaattttaagtaTCATGCATTAGAATAAAATGTGTGAGCACATACTATccataattcaaatatttcagCCAAATACGGTTAATAAACAGCATGTCAATCAcatgaaaaaaggaaaacatattTCATACAAGCATCTGAAATCTGATGATGAAGGGCATGGAGcaagaaaaacaacaaataaagaTCCTCAATTTATAAGTTGAGTCCTCATTATACACAACCAGATTTTTGCCACAACATACTACATCGTAGCTCCTGGAAAGATTGTACTTTCTAATTACAACCAACCATTACATTTATTTGTTTCACCTAATCTTTGGGCATGAAGAAGcggttttttcctttttctccggCAGCAAACCATTTTAAGATGTGTACAAGTACGTGCATGTGTATTTGTGCATATTCTGCCCTAGGTGGCAAGTAAATATGCTGACACTTTTTAAATATCCTGTTATGAGAGCATAAATTGCCACAGTTTTGTAATGCATTACTTTAATGGAATGCAAATATTCATTTTACCGTATGTTTTTATCTTCACGTTAATATACTTAGTTGATCACAGTGACAATTCAATTTTGCAAATTTTACCATATACGAATATATTACAGACTAACACTTGACTTTTTTCACTGTTTTGATGCATACAAGGAGTGCAAAAAATCTTACTGTTATACTGACCATccttccaaaatttattaaattaaagagCACAAAGAAATTGCAAATATTTTCTACGTCTAGGTTCCTTATGCTGACTCTTGATTACAGATACCTACCTATTCAATACACCAAAGTGCAATTCAAAAGCTGGAAGCCttgaaagaatgcagtaacatCTCTGAGTGGTTAGTATATGTCGTCTCAAAGACGAGGAAGAAGGCTGCTTATCAGAAATCAGAGAAACCAATCCAGAAGGCTTTTCCACTAGTTCTTCAACTAAGACACAACACCCATAAAGTGTTGAGTTGTCAGCACCCTTCGAAGTTAAAGTaacaaacaaagaaacaaaGTAACACTGTGAGGTAACTGATGCaatttcaacataaaaaaataatcaaggcAATGTTTGTTATGGTAGATTTGGAAAGAAAACAAAGCAAATGATGCACATAAAGTACAGCCTAGCTAATTGACAACAAGTGCCTTCATCCTAGCCTCCTAAGGAATTATCCTGGATTACTTTCTGGCATGCACTTTGGCATACCTTCCTAAACTAGGTCTTAGGCCTCAAATTCGCATCAAGAAAAAAGGCTCTAGTCCAAACACATCAATCATATCCTTTCCTTTCTTTCCAAATCCACTCCACTAAACAGTGCATGCATTGTTGTAAATATTCAGACACATTGGTTCTCATATGAAAGAAAATCAATACATAGGTTAACCAGCAGCAAGAAAATTGTATTCTTGCACAAGGGAATATAAACTTCTATATTGCATGACCTACTGAAAACACAGTTAGCACTGGCAAAGGTGAAGCTGTTTTTTGCATCATATAATGAGGTAGACATCATCACCATTACTTGAATGAAGATCAAAGGGATTATGTCCAAAACTACTTCTGAAGTATCCAGGCTGAACATGCTCCAGCaatataataaagtaataaGGAAAGGTCCAtccagaacaaaaaaaaaatgaaaatatatgcaAAAAGTACATTCCCTCAAGTAgttttagaatataattttaaaaagttgaatGCATCCAATATACCATCCCTGGAATACTTTTTCATCAAGAATGGAAAAATCTGTCCTAAGGTCTAAGAGAAGAATATGTAACAAAGTAACAATAAGATTGCTTTAGGTACCTGTAACCTGAATACAAATGACAAATCCCTTTGTTTAAGGTGTTCCTGCAATACACAAAACAGACCATAGTTATCAATATTTAACAACTTGCATATTCATTAGCACCCCATTGTTGGTCCTGATGGACCCCCAGTTCAGGTGCACCAAATAAATGGGGCAGAAATAACAAGAGCAGGACGAGAATTGAGGTGGTGGAGGACTCTGCATGAGAGGATCCTCCTAATAACAAGAATGGACAGGTGGCAGAAGATTAATGGTGAAGGGAGTGTGGGAAGCAAGCTGAATGAAACGATATGAGGGATGCAATGGGACAATATAAGGCATCAAATAAGTAGGGAATGTTTGAAGGCTTTTTGTCTAAGGGTAGAGTAGCATTCTGGCTTCTCCGagttatttcaaattttttctatTCTATTTGTTATTCATATTGTTTCTATCACAGTAATTCTCTTTCAAGTACACATTTCTCTTTAATCCTGGTATAAATACATGATCTATCTATATATACTCATATGTGTCAAATAAGGTTGACAACACTTCGGAGTAAAGAAAAATTTGCTTGACATGGAAAGTTAAAGGACTGCAGAAGACAGCCTTTACTGAATGAAAGCATAAATGACTCAAAAACCTGAATCTGAAACACGTATCAGCaaacaaagaaaatacaaaaaaaaaaaaaaaaaatcagaaaaagtATATCCGGAAACAATATGACAACTTCATGCAAACGTGAAACATCTTCCAGAACGAAACATTATGCTACAACAAATGCCCAATAGTGTCCAAGATTCCATCactgtatatttatttatcatatctaTGAAAATTGAAGTTGCATGTACGAGACAACCGATTTACAAAGATGGGTAAGCCAATTTGGGTAGAATGTTACTATACGAATTTGTGTACTAGTTGTGTTGTGAGGGAGTGTGTGTATCAGTGGGCTAAAGCTTGCGCAGCCTATATTTCCAGAACTGCTTCAGTACTTTCAACTCATGGCCGTCTTAAGTCTATACCCTTTTAAGTTGATTCTAACCCACCAATGTATGTGGGACTTGTTTTCCAACACTTCCCCCTAAAAGTAAAATTGACATGGCCCCATGCTTATTTGTCTTTTTCAGCCCTGGCTTTATAACTCAAGCTTGGGCCTCAAAACGATAAAAGGTCTTGCTCTCATTTATTATCTAAGTTTATGCTACTGTTCCTGAACTTTAGAAGCCTCagtctattttcattttttccctTCTTTTTTAGGGGGGACATTCTTTTGGTCTGACGCATACGTATTCTGGGACTTGTAATTTTCTTGGCCAGTACCTTTGTGTTTGGGGTTTAAATTTTCTCTTGAGTATGGGTTTCATACAATAATAGAATTTGCGGGCAATCCCTTGTCCAAGAGTAAATGAATGTATTAGTGGGTTTAACAATAATGACCTGTTTCCCTAAAAATACTCTGACACATTGGATTCAGttaataattagttaattaCTGAAGGACGGAAGGAAGATAAAATCACATATTAATCGAATATTAAATTTCGaaactaattttcataaataaatattaatcaaaCCTTTAacattgcaaaaaaaaaaaaaaatacctgcCCAAAAAGAATTTCGTTCAACTCACTCATGGAAGGGGTTCTCTCAACCGCACGGACCTGAAATTACATCCAACAAAATTAGAACCTGACTAAAAGCTCCACAGACCTTGTTCACgtacatgaaaataaataaattgaaacacAGACAAATAGATGCCTGACCGCAGATGATTCACTATGCAAAGAATTTAAATACAAGAAATATTGACACCATTGATCACTTCAATTTTTCAGTTGCTATGCTTTATCAATACATTACACAAACCCAAATGATGTTCCCTTATTCACCCTAGCCCCACCCTACCCATTGCAACTTATGTGTTATGCTAGATTCCCAAGCAAGTAAAAGATGGAATCTCCAATATTGTTATCACACTGCAGTCTTACAGATGGGACCAGTGCCAATGAAGCTACAACAAGCTCACTGAcatatctctttttttttctcaattacaGGGGAAATACTTCAATACTTCAGGTCATTTCTGTTTTCATCTACATAGAGCTTTCTAATTAATAACAAAGATAACATGTTGATATAGAAAATGAAGGCAGAAAAGATTGAAGTTCATTAAGTATACACCTACCTCTAAGCCTCCCGGGAAGCAGAAAGAAAGAAGATCTTTGCATTTAAGAGGCAGCTGTTTTTCTGGAGGGTAGACAAATAAGACctgaaaaaattgaataatgttcctgatttgaaaacaaaataaatactaCAGACAGTAAACAATGAACTGTAGTAAAACTTAAATGGTAATGCATCAGTATCTGCTGATCACAACCTGAGGTTCAATATTGGGTTCTACACAAGATTCACTCTGATAACCAAGAGCACTTCTTAATTTAGCAGAGCCTTCAAACTTCCTATCAAGATATTGCCTTTGCAGTGCCTGAACATCACAATTAGGATGAAGTCCAACAACCACCATGCTCTCAAATAGTCGTGAGGGCTCCTTCCAAGTCTTATGGTCCTGTGATCTCATAAGATGAAGTGTATAAGGGACAGTATagctcatttttttttataagcatACAGTATAGTTCATGAGATATGCCCTAAGGCAAGAAGAAAACATGTAGATCCTAAAGTGTGAATGGCATGCAGAGTGAGGTGCTGAAAGTTCAAATAAGCAATGGATGCAAAGGCTGAACTTCCAATGAAAAAGAGCATTCTATACCAAGCGTTTCGTGATGATACAACAACAAGCAACTTTCTTCGTAGTTTATAGACGGAGGACTGAAGGAACACGTAAATATGGTACATTGAAGTCAAACATTGTATATTACCATATACTGCAACTGAAAGTTTGCAGCCCACTGACGCTTCAGACTAGTCAGGATTTCAGGATTATAATTTGTGTTTTCAACATCAGGAGTGTGTGAAAAGCCTTTTAACATTCGAGCAACTTGATACTGAAGCCTTTGAAGTTGACTACCACTATTATCATCTTTTGATGACATCGGAGAGTTAACAGCAGCAGCAACAGCTCTAGCCACATCCTCTCTTGTCTGCATAAAAAATGAAGCACCCCAACTAGGACTAGCTGACCCTTCTTCCTTGGACATTCCAGTCATCTGTGCCTTCATGAACATGACATTCAATGACACAAATAAACAAGAATTTCATGCAAGCAACACGAAAAGTACCTTTCAAAGCTAGACCTACATTAAATCTAAATGCATTCTGAATGATGAAAATAGTGGAGCAAGATTACAACTAAGAACAATTATACTGACAATCAAGCCACCAAAAGCTGAAATTCTTGAGCACCGCCTGTAATATGCTAACTCACAAGACATTAGGTGACAAAAGTAAAACTTCAATGATACTTGCTATTCATATCAACTGCTACTCTTGTTGGATCAACCGATGAAGACTTCGCCACTAGGTGTCATAGGTTGGGACGTGAAGTCAATCAAATACTAATGGGGGGGGACACTCACCAAATAAAAGCCAACAACTCTTAAAAAGCTAACTTAACTGATTAAAAAGTGATGTTAGCAACCTATTTTATTGCTAGTAACTATACCAACTGAACATACGAGAGCaaacaaacaacaaagaaaCCTATACCGGGTCCACAACAAATCGTGTCAAGTCCCATTTTTCCCATGTCTCCCATACAAACGCAAGCTTCCGCAGAACAGAGAAGCCCAAGGAAGATCAACACATACTAATACTACCCAATAACCCACTCAATTACCCATAGCTCTATGTTTCAATTTTCACGTTCTGTTCAGACGATCCCACTAAccaagaaacaaaataattagagAGAAATCAGGACTCGCCAATCGAACAAAacagaacaaaacaaaacacagccaaaaagattaaagaaaaaaaaatacccaaTCTAATTAAAGCTCGCCGTACAACTCAGTAACACAATACCCCAACCACAAAACAgaagaaagcaagaaaaaaaaagtacgaagaaataaaattggc contains:
- the LOC114177775 gene encoding uncharacterized protein LOC114177775 isoform X2 translates to MTGMSKEEGSASPSWGASFFMQTREDVARAVAAAVNSPMSSKDDNSGSQLQRLQYQVARMLKGFSHTPDVENTNYNPEILTSLKRQWAANFQLQYMDHKTWKEPSRLFESMVVVGLHPNCDVQALQRQYLDRKFEGSAKLRSALGYQSESCVEPNIEPQVLFVYPPEKQLPLKCKDLLSFCFPGGLEVRAVERTPSMSELNEILFGQEHLKQRDLSFVFRLQGADNSTLYGCCVLVEELVEKPSGLVSLISDKQPSSSSLRRHILTTQRCYCILSRLPAFELHFGVLNSIFTQERLERLTRSVGDLNLEFDEGNSLKEENPEGYSESALVSDGPIEDRLGGNPIISPLRAGNSTPENIVDDGQPKHLVVDGELQTYKERINYDDVLVADNVTDSTAAKEDSGPTNSENSDQYGDAFATNKQSEDKHLPNAILPLLRYCQYESSESSCSFQGSPCEDRNFRSDVDDNETEEASFSGQEDLNDLNDILEWAKENNHGPLQIISEYYRLSYPARGSSVIFHPLEHLHPLEYQRSAESVLRLAGSTVDLKTFSTGLELVDAHIALVVEEANALSVWAVACLCGTLRLENVLTFFAGVLLEKQIVVVCSNLGILSASVLSVIPLIQPYRWQSLLMPVLPNDMLDFLDAPVPYIVGIRNKTSEVQSKFTNVILVDADRNQVKSPTIPQLPRQKELVSSLRPYHSTLVGESYLGRRRPVYECTEVQIEAAKGFLSVLRSYLDSLCCNIRSHTITNVQSNDDKVSLLLKESFIDSFPYRDRHFMKLFVDTQLFSVHTDLVLSLLQKE
- the LOC114177775 gene encoding uncharacterized protein LOC114177775 isoform X1 yields the protein MTGMSKEEGSASPSWGASFFMQTREDVARAVAAAVNSPMSSKDDNSGSQLQRLQYQVARMLKGFSHTPDVENTNYNPEILTSLKRQWAANFQLQYMDHKTWKEPSRLFESMVVVGLHPNCDVQALQRQYLDRKFEGSAKLRSALGYQSESCVEPNIEPQVLFVYPPEKQLPLKCKDLLSFCFPGGLEVRAVERTPSMSELNEILFGQEHLKQRDLSFVFRLQGADNSTLYGCCVLVEELVEKPSGLVSLISDKQPSSSSLRRHILTTQRCYCILSRLPAFELHFGVLNSIFTQERLERLTRSVGDLNLEFDEGNSLKEENPEGYSESALVSDGPIEDRLGGNPIISPLRAGNSTPENIVDDGQPKHLVVDGELQTYKERINYDDVLVADNVTDSTAAKEDSGPTNSENSDQYGDAFATNKQSEDKHLPNAILPLLRYCHFQGSPCEDRNFRSDVDDNETEEASFSGQEDLNDLNDILEWAKENNHGPLQIISEYYRLSYPARGSSVIFHPLEHLHPLEYQRSAESVLRLAGSTVDLKTFSTGLELVDAHIALVVEEANALSVWAVACLCGTLRLENVLTFFAGVLLEKQIVVVCSNLGILSASVLSVIPLIQPYRWQSLLMPVLPNDMLDFLDAPVPYIVGIRNKTSEVQSKFTNVILVDADRNQVKSPTIPQLPRQKELVSSLRPYHSTLVGESYLGRRRPVYECTEVQIEAAKGFLSVLRSYLDSLCCNIRSHTITNVQSNDDKVSLLLKESFIDSFPYRDRHFMKLFVDTQLFSVHTDLVLSLLQKE